Proteins from one Frankiaceae bacterium genomic window:
- a CDS encoding DUF3662 and FHA domain-containing protein produces MTRGGEEAEMGVLSRFERRLEGLVEGAFAKVFRGGVEPVEVAKALQREAADKKAISSHRTLVPNDFVVELGKTDAAKLKPYEAPLGAELAAMVREHAAERRWSFVGPVIVHLEEHDDLDTGVFRVRSAVVEGDLDPVPTTTTQGAPRIKILNATGAENEIPLTRDVLVIGRASTADIRLDDTGVSRQHAEVRREGDDVVLVDLGSTNGSSVNGRPVERARLTPGDRIELGRTVLVYERDER; encoded by the coding sequence ATGACCCGAGGCGGTGAGGAGGCGGAGATGGGCGTGCTGTCCCGTTTCGAACGCCGCCTCGAAGGACTGGTCGAGGGAGCCTTCGCCAAGGTCTTCCGCGGCGGCGTGGAGCCGGTCGAGGTGGCGAAGGCGCTGCAGCGCGAGGCCGCCGACAAGAAGGCCATCAGCTCCCACCGGACCCTGGTGCCCAACGACTTCGTGGTCGAGCTGGGCAAGACCGACGCCGCCAAGCTGAAGCCGTACGAGGCTCCGCTGGGCGCCGAGCTGGCCGCGATGGTCCGCGAGCACGCCGCCGAACGCCGCTGGTCGTTCGTCGGCCCCGTGATCGTCCACCTCGAGGAGCACGACGACCTCGACACGGGCGTCTTCCGCGTACGCAGCGCGGTCGTCGAGGGCGACCTCGACCCGGTGCCCACCACGACGACCCAGGGCGCCCCACGTATCAAGATCCTCAACGCCACCGGCGCCGAGAACGAGATCCCCCTCACCCGCGACGTCCTCGTCATCGGCCGCGCGAGCACCGCCGACATCCGCCTGGACGACACGGGCGTCAGCAGGCAGCACGCCGAGGTACGCCGCGAGGGCGACGACGTCGTGCTGGTCGACCTCGGCTCGACGAACGGCAGCAGCGTCAACGGCCGCCCGGTCGAACGCGCACGCCTCACGCCCGGCGACCGCATCGAGCTGGGACGTACGGTCCTCGTCTACGAGAGGGACGAGCGCTAG
- a CDS encoding FHA domain-containing protein: MSEIAILLVRLGVLLLVWLFVFAALRVIRLDVFGPRVPKSTRPKPAPATPARQQAPKPQKNAKLPRHLVVTAGSLAGQSIDLDNAPVTIGRAPESTLVLTDDYASSHHARLLPQDGQWLIEDLGSTNGTYLDKTKVTRPTPVPPGSKVRIGKTVLELRR; encoded by the coding sequence ATGTCAGAGATCGCGATCCTGCTCGTCCGGCTCGGCGTGCTGCTGCTCGTGTGGCTGTTCGTCTTCGCCGCGCTGCGCGTGATCCGCCTCGACGTGTTCGGGCCGCGCGTCCCGAAGTCCACCCGGCCCAAGCCCGCCCCGGCCACGCCCGCGAGACAGCAGGCACCGAAGCCGCAGAAGAACGCCAAGCTGCCCCGCCACCTCGTCGTCACCGCGGGCTCGCTGGCCGGCCAGAGCATCGACCTCGACAACGCCCCCGTCACGATCGGCCGCGCGCCCGAGTCCACGCTGGTCCTGACGGACGACTACGCCAGCAGCCACCACGCGCGGCTGCTGCCGCAGGACGGGCAGTGGCTGATCGAGGACCTCGGCTCGACGAACGGCACGTACCTCGACAAGACGAAGGTCACGCGCCCCACGCCGGTGCCGCCGGGCTCGAAGGTGCGCATCGGCAAGACGGTACTGGAGCTGCGCCGATGA
- a CDS encoding Stp1/IreP family PP2C-type Ser/Thr phosphatase: MIAWRYAALSDVGLLRDGNEDAAFAGRRLLAVADGMGGHAAGEVASAAVIAALEQLDELGVNAGDPREALREAVHDANVHLRDMVAAESDLQGMGTTVTAVLTDGDYTWLAHVGDSRAYLLRDGHLTQLTRDHTFVQQLVDEGRIRKEDASTHPQRNFITRALDGREGIDIDLDRLDLQPGDRLLLCSDGLSGVVSDESMAEVLTGTTPEEAAQRLIDLALRGGGPDNITCIVADALDGQPQPGTASLVGAASDEPTLRAEDGSPAARAAALRRTPKHVATADDDEDPRGKARRIRRRRAMLAATAVLVLFALGAVAGYSWTQKQYYVAMAGPDVAIYQGVEGGVAGVELSHVRERVALDVEALSEFERKRVEDGITAGSLDEARAIVTRLRAAATPSPTPTPKPSPTPKKTPSPSETP; this comes from the coding sequence ATGATCGCCTGGCGCTACGCCGCGCTCTCCGACGTCGGCCTGCTGCGCGACGGCAACGAGGACGCCGCGTTCGCCGGGCGCCGCCTGCTGGCCGTTGCCGACGGCATGGGCGGGCACGCGGCGGGCGAGGTCGCGAGCGCCGCCGTCATCGCCGCGCTGGAGCAGCTCGACGAGCTCGGCGTCAACGCCGGCGACCCGCGCGAGGCGCTGCGCGAGGCGGTCCACGACGCCAACGTCCACCTCCGCGACATGGTCGCCGCCGAGAGCGACCTGCAGGGCATGGGTACGACGGTCACGGCGGTCCTCACGGACGGCGACTACACGTGGCTGGCGCACGTCGGCGACTCCCGCGCGTACCTCCTCCGCGACGGCCACCTGACGCAGCTGACGCGGGACCACACGTTCGTACAGCAGCTGGTCGACGAGGGCCGCATCCGCAAGGAGGACGCGAGCACCCACCCGCAGCGCAACTTCATCACCCGCGCGCTGGACGGCCGCGAGGGCATCGACATCGACCTCGACCGCCTCGACCTCCAGCCAGGCGACCGGCTGCTGCTCTGCAGCGACGGCCTCTCGGGCGTCGTCTCCGACGAGAGCATGGCCGAGGTCCTGACCGGCACCACGCCGGAGGAGGCGGCGCAGCGGCTGATCGACCTCGCGCTGCGCGGCGGCGGCCCCGACAACATCACCTGCATCGTCGCCGACGCCCTCGACGGCCAGCCGCAGCCGGGCACCGCGTCCCTCGTCGGGGCGGCCTCGGACGAGCCGACGCTACGCGCCGAGGACGGGTCGCCCGCCGCGCGCGCGGCCGCACTGCGGCGTACCCCGAAGCACGTCGCCACGGCCGACGACGACGAGGACCCGCGCGGCAAGGCGCGGCGGATACGCCGCCGCCGCGCGATGCTCGCCGCGACCGCGGTGCTGGTGCTGTTCGCGCTCGGCGCGGTGGCGGGCTACTCGTGGACGCAGAAGCAGTACTACGTCGCCATGGCCGGCCCCGACGTCGCGATCTACCAGGGCGTCGAGGGCGGCGTCGCCGGCGTCGAGCTGTCCCACGTCCGCGAACGCGTCGCGCTCGACGTCGAGGCGCTGTCGGAGTTCGAACGCAAGCGGGTCGAGGACGGCATCACCGCGGGCAGCCTCGACGAGGCGCGCGCGATCGTCACCCGCCTCCGCGCGGCCGCCACCCCGAGCCCGACCCCCACTCCGAAGCCGAGTCCCACACCCAAGAAAACGCCGAGCCCGTCGGAGACGCCGTGA